The following coding sequences lie in one Aspergillus luchuensis IFO 4308 DNA, chromosome 8, nearly complete sequence genomic window:
- a CDS encoding uncharacterized protein (COG:S;~EggNog:ENOG410PXSX;~TransMembrane:5 (o6-31i43-70o90-113i125-147o167-193i)) has product MTLPLGAVRVAVVSFIVGPMAIIAVALRLWSRYLQGRKLAANDYLALVALVLAEAALSVFLAAGFAAGLGVHLDELLATAPGKFALHMKLFVPAQLLWAAANSCVKASILYLYIDLFPNKVFCRLCYGTLFVTAAYFTMVLIEAFALCKPVQYNWDKSIEGHCTGENIAYLVAGIVNLTIDTFIVVLPMPLVFNLQLILSEKIAVSAMLSLGAL; this is encoded by the exons ATGACACTCCCATTAGGAGCCGTGCGGGTAGCTGTGGTCTCATTCATCGTGGGTCCCATGGCTATCATCGCTGTGGCGCTCAGACTATGGTCCAGATATCTACAGGGAAGAAAGCTGGCTGCAAATGATTACTTGGCATTGGTGGCACTGGTACTGGCTGAAGCTGCTTTGTCCGTGTTTCTGGCAG CTGGTTTTGCTGCTGGCTTGGGAGTCCATTTAGATGAGCTCTTAGCAACAGCACCTGGAAAGTTTGCTCTGCACATGAAG CTTTTCGTGCCTGCACAACTGCTGTGGGCAGCAGCGAACTCGTGTGTTAAGGCTTCGATATTGTACCTCTACATCGACCTCTTTCCCAATAAGGTCTTTTGCCGTTTGTGCTATGGCACCCTCTTCGTCACTGCCGCATATTTCACCATGGTACTGATCGAAGCCTTCGCGCTTTGCAAACCGGTCCAATATAACTGGGATAAATCGATTGAAGGACATTGCACTGGTGAAAATATTGCTTATCTCGTTGCTGGCATTGTCAATCTCACCATTGACACTTTCATTGTTGTTCTACCGATGCCTCTGGTTTTCAACTTACAACTGATTTTATCAGAAAAGATTGCCGTCTCTGCAATGCTTAGCCTCGGGGCGTTGTAA
- a CDS encoding uncharacterized protein (COG:S;~EggNog:ENOG410PZSC;~InterPro:IPR032710), which produces MPQLVSCISASTWHTSGPQNPAQQHFKNYVDTVDTYGLNHGSSLRFYSKNIILHDQNTDQYKGGDEMWAWMKRLFGQFKGLRHDFHNLWDVRNDDGTTTIMSQWTHNIWLPGNDTEEPTVAIPLS; this is translated from the coding sequence ATGCCCCAGCTGGTAAGCTGTATTTCCGCATCTACCTGGCATACGTCGGGACCACAGAACCCAGCTCAACAGCATTTCAAAAACTATGTTGATACGGTTGACACCTATGGTCTCAACCACGGCTCAAGCTTACGATTCTATTCCAAAAACATCATTTTACACGACCAGAACACTGACCAATACAAGGGTGGGGATGAGATGTGGGCGTGGATGAAACGCCTATTTGGACAATTTAAGGGTCTCCGGCACGACTTTCACAACCTTTGGGACGTCaggaatgatgatggtacaACCACGATCATGTCCCAGTGGACCCACAACATCTGGCTACCTGGAAACGACACCGAAGAGCCGACTGTTGCCATTCCGCTCAGTTGA